From the Desulfosarcina sp. BuS5 genome, one window contains:
- the ftsX gene encoding permease-like cell division protein FtsX yields MIIFFRRAVQDILRNRILNMITVITIALSIIIIGSFAIFIINTNDILDSWKQCTRIMVYLRPDISKNEIPGIKQKIIGIYGVKSAKFIAKDEALSLLRNKMKRQAAILDNLRKNPLPDAFEIEMTPSCTDKRKIESIVTVIESLPFVDDLEYGQRWIGQFADIMRLFRLAGFAVGGLFFIASVFIVANTIRLVLYSRREEVEIMRLVGATEKFIKIPFFIEGIIQGVLGGIIGVVVLYIAFVFISSNLSQGMLTGFLSLRFFHFKVLCSIILCSMFVGWLGCFLSFIHFKRI; encoded by the coding sequence ATGATTATTTTTTTCAGACGTGCCGTTCAGGATATTTTGAGAAACAGAATCCTGAATATGATCACTGTTATCACAATAGCTTTATCCATAATTATTATAGGAAGTTTTGCTATTTTTATTATCAACACGAACGATATCCTGGATTCCTGGAAGCAGTGCACAAGGATAATGGTATATCTTAGGCCGGATATTTCTAAAAATGAAATTCCCGGTATTAAACAAAAAATAATCGGAATCTATGGGGTAAAAAGTGCCAAGTTTATTGCAAAAGATGAGGCTTTATCGTTGCTTAGAAATAAGATGAAACGGCAGGCGGCGATCCTTGACAATTTGCGTAAGAATCCTCTGCCGGATGCCTTTGAAATAGAGATGACGCCTTCATGCACTGATAAGAGAAAAATTGAATCTATTGTCACGGTGATTGAGTCTCTACCATTTGTGGATGATTTGGAGTACGGCCAGAGATGGATCGGACAGTTTGCTGATATCATGCGCCTCTTTAGGCTGGCAGGCTTTGCCGTTGGAGGTCTTTTTTTTATAGCATCCGTGTTTATAGTTGCCAATACCATACGGCTGGTTTTATATTCGAGACGTGAAGAAGTCGAAATCATGCGCCTTGTGGGAGCAACTGAAAAGTTTATTAAAATACCTTTTTTTATAGAAGGGATTATACAGGGAGTTCTTGGAGGAATAATAGGTGTGGTTGTGTTGTATATCGCTTTTGTTTTTATATCTTCAAACCTTTCACAGGGAATGTTAACCGGATTTCTAAGCCTCAGATTTTTCCATTTTAAGGTGCTCTGCTCAATTATTTTATGCAGCATGTTTGTCGGGTGGTTAGGATGTTTTCTTTCTTTTATACATTTCAAAAGAATATGA
- a CDS encoding peptidoglycan DD-metalloendopeptidase family protein yields MFSFFYTFQKNMSIFKQINRKNFFSALIFFCSVLTVNNGLAKADVLSEIGVVTVKNLNLRPAPDRKNTPIKRLKLGARVEIIDHEKKWLKILHEGLTGYVRNSKNYIQIIQMHGIERNKKDNLSTLDLAKNEVENINRRIEQRRANIRSYTKKEADIVARLDVLDRSLNDSRRSLRLFKEEVEGFEKRIDKIRMEYDALSAEVESCEEYISLRLVALYKLNALGGMYILASSESISELYQRKRAFEQILGYDNEVRSNLLDSKLRLKRVKDSLNARKNEKLALEKSIDEHVRLISREQVERSKCLDDIRNKKSLELASLASLNKSAKALDNTIRSLILEPKAHKSAAGLQTYGFSSRKGLLRMPVKGRIVNFFGPYQDTKFNMKSFRKGIDIKIERGEPVRAVYNGTTIYAKWFKGYGNMIIIDHGENYYTVYAHAEEIFITKGDIVEEGDVVATVGDTGSMIGSSLHFEIRHHGKPIDPLEWINKDRKG; encoded by the coding sequence ATGTTTTCTTTCTTTTATACATTTCAAAAGAATATGAGTATTTTCAAACAAATAAATAGAAAAAATTTTTTTTCTGCTTTAATTTTTTTCTGTTCGGTTTTGACCGTTAATAATGGATTGGCCAAAGCCGATGTATTAAGTGAGATAGGTGTTGTTACTGTCAAGAATCTTAATTTACGTCCAGCACCCGACCGAAAAAATACTCCTATCAAGCGGCTGAAGCTGGGTGCCAGGGTGGAAATTATAGATCATGAAAAAAAATGGCTGAAAATTTTACATGAAGGTTTGACCGGTTATGTGAGAAACAGTAAGAATTATATTCAAATTATACAAATGCATGGGATAGAGAGAAACAAAAAAGATAATCTCTCGACACTTGATCTGGCTAAAAATGAAGTGGAAAATATTAACAGGAGGATTGAGCAGAGAAGAGCGAATATTCGGTCATATACAAAAAAGGAGGCTGATATTGTGGCAAGACTTGACGTATTGGACCGATCCCTCAATGATTCAAGAAGATCTCTCCGTTTATTTAAAGAAGAGGTTGAAGGCTTCGAAAAGCGGATAGATAAAATCCGAATGGAGTACGATGCATTAAGTGCAGAGGTCGAGAGTTGTGAAGAGTACATCTCATTGCGGCTGGTGGCCCTGTATAAACTTAATGCCCTTGGCGGGATGTATATTTTAGCCTCTTCGGAATCGATTAGTGAGCTCTATCAAAGAAAAAGAGCCTTTGAACAGATACTTGGTTATGATAATGAGGTTCGTAGTAATCTTTTGGATTCCAAGTTGCGGCTTAAGAGAGTTAAAGATAGTCTGAATGCACGAAAAAATGAGAAACTGGCGCTTGAAAAAAGTATTGATGAGCATGTTAGGCTTATCTCCCGCGAACAGGTTGAGCGATCAAAGTGTCTTGATGATATACGCAACAAGAAATCGCTGGAATTAGCCTCTCTTGCTTCCTTAAATAAATCTGCAAAGGCGCTTGACAATACGATAAGGTCATTAATCCTTGAACCTAAAGCGCATAAATCGGCTGCCGGTTTGCAAACATATGGATTCAGCTCGAGGAAAGGATTGCTCAGAATGCCTGTAAAAGGCAGGATTGTAAACTTTTTCGGCCCTTATCAGGATACTAAATTCAACATGAAAAGTTTTCGCAAGGGCATAGATATTAAAATTGAAAGAGGCGAGCCGGTCCGTGCCGTTTATAATGGGACGACAATATATGCAAAATGGTTTAAAGGATACGGCAATATGATAATCATCGATCATGGTGAAAATTATTATACTGTTTATGCGCATGCTGAAGAAATTTTTATTACAAAAGGTGATATTGTGGAAGAGGGGGATGTTGTTGCTACGGTTGGAGATACCGGATCAATGATTGGTTCGAGTCTCCATTTTGAGATACGCCATCACGGCAAACCGATCGATCCGCTTGAATGGATTAATAAGGACCGCAAGGGGTAA
- a CDS encoding S41 family peptidase, with the protein MKLTENRHLKLWMVVICAVIFWTIGAGYSRDLSASSEETYKGLKTFSDVLDIIEKNYVDEVDTKELIQKAIQGMVHSLDPHSSFMPPEAFEDLKIDTKGKFGGIGIVISMPKGILTVISPIENTPAYKAGIKTGDIIIKIDGESTKDMMLWESVKRMRGPKGEKVVITVFRKGTPEPIEFNLVRDIIPVESVKSIVLKPGYGYIRITNFQNNTTKDVAKVLKDFESDNHRIKGLILDLRDNPGGLLDQAVTVSDLFLKDGIIVTIKGRLGKHTKNYRAHNDDTDRNYSIVVLVSGGSASASEIVAGALQDHGRALILGTTTFGKGSVQTVESLRDGYGLKYTIARYYTPNGRSIQALGIKPDIVVKQRFLEEDEEDKPEDIYFKEKDLKNHLDAEPDKGKQKKKKSENNDSVKEKKHEIQSRHGVLNLETLKMDNQVMRALDILVGYDILNGGKAQKDESNIDG; encoded by the coding sequence ATGAAACTTACTGAAAACCGACACTTGAAACTATGGATGGTCGTGATATGTGCTGTAATATTCTGGACAATAGGGGCGGGCTATTCCAGGGATCTTTCCGCAAGCAGTGAAGAGACATACAAGGGGCTGAAAACATTTTCCGATGTTCTTGATATTATAGAAAAAAACTATGTTGATGAAGTCGATACCAAAGAGTTGATACAAAAAGCCATCCAGGGCATGGTCCATAGTCTTGATCCACATTCTTCATTCATGCCGCCTGAAGCTTTCGAAGATTTGAAGATTGATACAAAGGGCAAATTCGGAGGAATCGGTATTGTGATCAGCATGCCGAAAGGTATTCTTACGGTGATCTCACCTATAGAGAATACACCGGCATATAAGGCCGGGATTAAAACCGGAGATATAATTATAAAGATAGACGGTGAATCGACCAAGGATATGATGCTTTGGGAATCCGTTAAAAGAATGCGGGGTCCCAAGGGCGAAAAGGTTGTTATAACCGTTTTTCGCAAAGGAACTCCTGAACCTATAGAGTTTAATCTTGTACGTGATATCATACCTGTTGAGAGTGTTAAATCGATTGTTCTAAAACCCGGATACGGATATATAAGGATTACCAATTTTCAGAATAACACTACAAAGGATGTTGCGAAGGTTTTGAAAGATTTTGAATCCGATAATCACCGTATTAAAGGTTTGATACTCGATCTGCGTGATAATCCGGGCGGACTCCTGGATCAGGCTGTAACGGTTTCAGACCTTTTTCTGAAAGATGGTATAATTGTAACTATAAAGGGCCGGCTTGGTAAACATACAAAAAACTACAGGGCTCATAATGATGATACTGACAGGAATTATTCCATAGTGGTTCTGGTCAGCGGCGGCAGCGCCAGCGCTTCCGAGATAGTGGCCGGAGCGCTGCAGGATCATGGAAGAGCGTTAATACTGGGAACAACAACCTTCGGCAAGGGATCGGTTCAAACAGTAGAGTCTTTGCGTGACGGATATGGCCTGAAATATACAATTGCAAGGTACTATACTCCAAACGGGAGATCGATCCAGGCCCTGGGTATTAAGCCTGATATCGTCGTTAAGCAAAGATTCCTGGAAGAAGATGAAGAGGATAAACCGGAAGATATTTATTTTAAGGAGAAAGACCTGAAAAATCATCTTGATGCGGAACCTGATAAGGGTAAGCAAAAGAAAAAAAAATCTGAAAACAATGATTCCGTAAAAGAGAAAAAGCATGAAATTCAGAGCAGGCATGGCGTTCTCAACCTTGAAACGCTTAAGATGGATAACCAGGTAATGCGCGCACTCGATATTCTTGTGGGATATGATATCCTGAACGGCGGCAAGGCACAAAAGGACGAAAGTAATATAGATGGCTAA
- a CDS encoding divergent polysaccharide deacetylase family protein, whose amino-acid sequence MAKRKTYSLATQSIRLIAGLVIMILIVGSALFVANYYLKSPEPEQDIAKQDIAKQHIAKKSPMHSRPVYEVFPVEKKQVHKPVSLPVVKRPKKLPRVAIIIDDIGYDRLIAEKFLRLDARLTFSVLPHSPFGKQIVDSARRKGVEIMLHLPMEPVEYPKIDPGKGALLTLMSPDQLISMLNKDLDCIPCIRGVNNHMGSKMTAESEKMNQIFSILKKRGLFFIDSRTTSDTLCRSSARLFKIPFAQRDIFIDHRSDSVFIRKQINALIHTAMSRGEAVGIAHPHHETYKVFSEMLPKLKNKVKLVHASDIVHTLG is encoded by the coding sequence ATGGCTAAAAGAAAAACCTATAGCCTTGCAACTCAATCTATACGTTTAATTGCCGGACTGGTTATTATGATATTAATAGTCGGTTCGGCTCTGTTTGTTGCGAATTATTATCTAAAAAGCCCGGAGCCGGAACAAGATATCGCCAAACAAGATATCGCCAAACAACATATCGCCAAAAAAAGTCCGATGCATTCACGGCCTGTTTATGAAGTCTTTCCGGTTGAAAAGAAACAAGTCCATAAACCGGTCTCATTGCCTGTAGTCAAGAGACCGAAAAAATTACCCCGTGTAGCCATCATTATCGATGACATAGGGTATGACCGCTTAATAGCCGAGAAATTCCTCAGACTTGATGCAAGGCTTACTTTCTCTGTGCTTCCGCATAGCCCTTTTGGCAAACAAATTGTCGATTCAGCACGCAGAAAAGGGGTTGAAATAATGCTCCATCTTCCCATGGAACCTGTTGAGTATCCGAAAATCGACCCCGGAAAGGGCGCGCTTTTAACCTTAATGTCGCCTGATCAACTTATAAGTATGTTGAATAAAGATCTGGACTGCATCCCCTGCATAAGAGGAGTTAACAATCATATGGGGTCAAAAATGACGGCGGAATCGGAAAAAATGAACCAGATCTTTTCCATACTCAAAAAAAGGGGACTCTTTTTTATTGATAGCCGCACGACTTCGGACACCTTGTGCAGATCTTCGGCCCGTCTTTTTAAGATTCCTTTTGCACAAAGGGATATATTTATAGATCATAGATCAGATTCCGTTTTTATACGCAAACAGATTAATGCTCTTATCCACACAGCCATGAGTCGAGGAGAAGCTGTGGGTATAGCGCATCCCCACCATGAAACTTATAAGGTATTCTCTGAAATGCTTCCGAAACTGAAAAACAAGGTAAAGCTTGTTCATGCTTCAGATATAGTGCACACGCTGGGTTAA
- a CDS encoding helix-turn-helix domain-containing protein, giving the protein MQFGIKRDTVYKWISNKQMPGHKIGRLWKFKKYEVDEWVRSGGTNYALSDDQGKNDDQ; this is encoded by the coding sequence ATGCAGTTCGGCATTAAAAGGGATACGGTCTACAAATGGATCAGTAACAAACAAATGCCGGGGCACAAAATCGGTAGGCTTTGGAAGTTTAAAAAATATGAGGTTGATGAATGGGTTCGCAGTGGAGGAACCAATTACGCGCTAAGCGATGACCAAGGGAAAAATGATGACCAATAG
- a CDS encoding YifB family Mg chelatase-like AAA ATPase, translated as MLAKILSSAVIGIDAYLVEVEIDISLGLPVFTTVGLPEASVKESRERVKSAINNSGYTFPDDRITVNLAPANIKKEGTGFDLPIALGILAATGLFQQELISDYLVLGELSLDGRIKPVTGSLSMAIAARDAGYKGILIPDDNINEASVVKGIEVLPVKNLPQVVNYLQGFNKIEPAVTDIESIFAHVNRSGNDFAEVMGQEHVKRAMEVAAAGGHNLIMIGPPGSGKTMLAKRIPTILPPLTFDEAIETTKIFSVTGMLEQEQALVTERPFRTPHHTMSDAGLIGGGHIPRPGEVSLAHNGVLFLDELPEFKKHVLEVLRQPMEDLKVTISRAASTLTYPASFMLVAAMNPCPCGYLSDPKHECRCTYQQIRRYRSKISGPLMDRIDIHVDVPAVPYKDLMQDSMAETSEKIRKRVTKARDLQSERLKRTKIYCNAQMSSRHIKKYCKIDNKCSALLETAIDKLGLSARAYNRVLKIARTIADLARETDIRVDHISEAIQYRSLDRGNVKYT; from the coding sequence ATGCTTGCAAAGATACTCAGCAGTGCGGTTATTGGTATAGATGCATACCTGGTTGAAGTGGAAATAGATATTTCCCTGGGGCTTCCGGTATTCACAACAGTCGGGCTGCCGGAAGCCTCCGTCAAGGAGAGCCGTGAGAGGGTAAAATCTGCAATAAACAATTCAGGTTATACCTTTCCTGATGACAGGATTACAGTAAATCTTGCTCCTGCAAATATTAAAAAGGAAGGAACCGGGTTTGACCTGCCGATTGCCTTGGGGATATTGGCCGCAACAGGGCTGTTTCAGCAGGAGTTAATATCAGACTACCTGGTATTGGGCGAACTTTCCCTGGATGGCCGCATTAAGCCTGTGACAGGCTCACTTTCAATGGCCATTGCCGCAAGGGATGCAGGTTATAAAGGAATCTTGATTCCTGATGACAATATAAACGAAGCTTCCGTAGTAAAGGGTATAGAAGTGCTGCCTGTAAAAAATTTGCCCCAGGTGGTCAATTATTTGCAAGGTTTTAACAAGATAGAACCTGCCGTTACTGATATTGAATCGATTTTCGCTCATGTTAACAGATCCGGAAACGATTTTGCCGAAGTTATGGGCCAGGAACATGTAAAACGCGCCATGGAAGTCGCTGCAGCCGGAGGACATAATCTCATAATGATCGGGCCGCCCGGCTCCGGGAAAACCATGCTGGCAAAACGTATTCCCACAATCCTGCCTCCTTTAACTTTTGATGAAGCTATTGAAACAACTAAAATATTTTCAGTAACCGGCATGCTTGAACAAGAGCAGGCCCTTGTAACGGAACGGCCTTTCAGAACACCGCATCACACAATGTCGGATGCGGGTTTAATAGGCGGGGGCCATATTCCAAGGCCAGGTGAAGTCAGCCTGGCGCATAATGGAGTCCTATTCCTCGATGAGCTGCCGGAGTTTAAAAAGCATGTACTGGAAGTGCTGCGACAACCTATGGAGGACCTCAAGGTTACCATTTCTCGGGCAGCATCGACTTTAACATATCCTGCGAGTTTTATGCTTGTTGCAGCAATGAATCCGTGCCCGTGCGGGTATTTGTCCGACCCGAAACACGAGTGCCGCTGCACTTACCAGCAGATCCGGAGATACAGGTCTAAAATATCAGGACCGCTAATGGACAGGATAGATATTCATGTAGATGTGCCGGCTGTTCCATACAAAGATCTCATGCAGGATTCCATGGCAGAAACTTCGGAGAAGATCAGAAAACGTGTTACAAAAGCTCGTGACCTGCAATCGGAAAGATTGAAACGGACTAAAATATACTGCAACGCACAGATGAGCAGCCGCCACATCAAAAAATACTGCAAAATTGATAATAAATGCAGCGCTCTCCTTGAAACAGCTATCGACAAACTCGGCCTTTCAGCCAGGGCCTATAATAGGGTGCTGAAGATTGCGCGTACAATTGCAGATCTGGCAAGGGAAACAGATATAAGAGTTGATCATATTTCCGAGGCAATTCAATACAGAAGCCTGGACCGTGGGAATGTGAAGTACACCTGA
- a CDS encoding CoA-transferase subunit beta, translating into MAGYGAFEMIAYTGSGVLEDETIVFVGTGLPIISAMFAQLTHAPNLNMIFEAGSLASILEQGMPLSVGDTRAFRKALYAKGLCNAFELTQRGYADYAFIGGAQIDMYGNINSHFQGGTYGRPVTRFPGSGGAGAMAANCEKTISIMALEKRRFVEKLDFCSSIGFGDGSPDYRRKAGVLGSGPYRVITNQALFGFDPESHRMMLLEVIPGKKPDDIQKMVSFELLISPYLKEMKEPSEDDLRLLREKCDPEGFFLKRKVFE; encoded by the coding sequence ATGGCTGGATACGGAGCATTTGAAATGATAGCTTACACCGGATCCGGAGTGCTGGAAGATGAAACTATCGTTTTCGTGGGAACAGGCTTGCCGATTATCTCTGCAATGTTCGCTCAGCTAACCCATGCGCCTAACCTTAACATGATTTTTGAAGCCGGATCTCTGGCATCAATTCTGGAGCAAGGCATGCCTCTTTCGGTGGGCGATACAAGGGCTTTTCGAAAAGCATTGTACGCCAAAGGACTGTGCAATGCCTTTGAGTTGACCCAAAGAGGATATGCGGATTACGCGTTTATCGGCGGAGCACAGATTGATATGTACGGTAATATTAATTCTCACTTCCAGGGCGGAACCTACGGCCGTCCGGTTACAAGATTCCCGGGAAGCGGGGGCGCCGGAGCTATGGCGGCCAATTGTGAAAAAACAATATCCATCATGGCCCTTGAAAAACGGCGGTTTGTTGAAAAACTTGATTTCTGCAGCAGTATCGGTTTCGGAGACGGATCACCTGATTACAGAAGGAAAGCCGGTGTGCTCGGCTCCGGTCCCTACCGTGTGATCACCAATCAGGCCCTGTTTGGTTTTGATCCGGAGTCACATCGGATGATGCTGTTGGAAGTGATCCCCGGTAAAAAACCTGATGATATTCAGAAAATGGTAAGTTTCGAGTTGCTGATATCTCCATATTTGAAAGAAATGAAAGAACCATCCGAAGATGATTTAAGGCTGCTGCGGGAAAAGTGTGATCCGGAGGGTTTCTTTCTGAAACGGAAAGTTTTTGAGTAA
- a CDS encoding CoA transferase subunit A codes for MVTRVSSDIMNITALSREEINKRADAPFEFWGPTPEEARKAAVAKTKGLKDKQCTLKKALSTYLRDGINIGIGGFVNTRAPVAIIHEIIRQGAKNLTLSFQSNSICCELLAGAMILEPDHLSIRRIELAWYGYGVIGIAPLLRYLTSKGMVELDDYTNYGMSARFKAGAMGVPFLPTRDHGGSDMELVNRGQMVKCPFTDENVYLVPACHPDLAIIHVPMSDMYGNARIFGALCTCPEIAQAAVNCILTTEQIIPDGNIRSYPNLTEIPYAVVDAVVEQPFGATPGACYGYYWFDMPYFLKFKKICDEFRKTGNKDKLRAYYDEYIFGCETFDDFLEKKPYKLLKDLIKQDGAQPIVKI; via the coding sequence ATGGTAACACGAGTCAGTTCCGATATTATGAATATCACGGCGCTGAGCCGGGAAGAAATAAACAAACGAGCCGACGCACCGTTTGAATTTTGGGGGCCGACTCCCGAAGAAGCAAGAAAAGCCGCTGTCGCAAAGACAAAGGGATTAAAAGACAAGCAGTGCACATTAAAAAAAGCGCTTTCTACATATCTGCGCGATGGGATAAATATCGGAATCGGAGGATTTGTGAATACCCGGGCACCGGTAGCCATTATTCATGAAATCATCCGGCAAGGCGCCAAAAATCTGACCCTTTCTTTTCAATCCAATTCCATTTGTTGCGAGCTTCTAGCCGGCGCCATGATCCTGGAACCGGATCATTTGTCCATCCGGCGGATTGAACTGGCATGGTACGGATATGGGGTCATCGGCATCGCACCGCTGTTACGGTATCTGACCAGCAAAGGTATGGTGGAATTGGACGATTACACCAATTACGGAATGTCTGCCCGCTTCAAAGCCGGAGCTATGGGAGTGCCGTTTTTACCGACCCGCGATCACGGCGGCAGCGATATGGAACTGGTCAACCGGGGACAAATGGTGAAATGTCCTTTTACAGACGAAAACGTATACCTGGTACCAGCCTGTCATCCGGATCTGGCCATTATTCATGTTCCCATGAGTGATATGTATGGTAATGCAAGAATTTTCGGTGCCCTCTGCACATGCCCGGAGATCGCTCAGGCAGCAGTTAATTGTATTCTTACCACCGAGCAAATCATACCTGACGGGAATATCCGAAGTTACCCTAATCTGACCGAAATCCCCTACGCGGTTGTAGATGCAGTTGTGGAGCAGCCTTTCGGTGCCACTCCCGGAGCTTGCTACGGATATTATTGGTTTGACATGCCGTATTTTCTTAAGTTTAAAAAAATCTGCGACGAATTCAGAAAAACCGGTAACAAAGACAAACTGCGGGCATACTATGATGAGTACATCTTCGGATGTGAGACTTTTGACGATTTCCTGGAGAAAAAGCCTTACAAACTTTTGAAGGATCTCATAAAACAGGACGGAGCCCAACCGATTGTCAAAATATGA
- a CDS encoding CBS domain-containing protein: protein MLKAKDIMKKDVIFFSLETDIVPAAKSLIDNNINGAPVVDDMGVVVGILCQSDLIAQQKNIKLPSIFTLLDGYIPLTSFKKLEKDIKKIAAIKVKDAMTKNPVTIDPDTDVGHMAMLMVDKNFHTLPVIDNGKLVGIIGKEDVLKTLL, encoded by the coding sequence ATGTTAAAAGCTAAAGATATAATGAAAAAGGATGTAATATTTTTTTCCCTGGAAACAGATATAGTTCCTGCGGCAAAATCACTTATTGACAATAATATCAACGGAGCGCCGGTTGTGGATGATATGGGAGTAGTGGTGGGAATATTGTGTCAGAGCGATCTGATAGCGCAGCAGAAAAATATTAAACTACCTTCCATCTTTACCTTGCTTGACGGATACATTCCATTAACTTCATTTAAAAAACTTGAAAAGGATATAAAAAAAATTGCAGCCATCAAAGTTAAAGATGCGATGACGAAAAATCCGGTAACCATAGACCCGGATACTGATGTAGGTCATATGGCAATGCTTATGGTTGATAAAAATTTTCACACGCTGCCGGTTATTGATAATGGAAAACTGGTGGGTATAATAGGTAAAGAGGATGTCCTTAAAACGCTTTTGTAA
- a CDS encoding S8 family serine peptidase: protein MTQNKLKKETTILSFYNFLLFAVILASATLNLNTAYAGYKDDIEFTKLQEEPDTTLPDGNGIEVAQIEAGVDAWMPDPSSDQFAGKEIIDKSGITPGLYSGHATSVGGIFYGNTSSMTTGIKLIESFSAIDWLTSGFLNTGNNTKKPDATSARVANHSWIGSFSGNTYNSDALRRLDWVIDRDEYIHVAALSNGSTNEPFLSSSFNAIITGRTDDGHGHGLPYVDETYTDNRARPDIVAPMGTTSSATPVVASAAALLVHLGHKNPNLSTDPESSYSANRNGNTIYNAERSEVIKAALMAGADRCTSNFGDANIIDYRSDEANMAPNGLDSRYGAGQLNIYQSYYIIAAGEQNSYDDDPDNDRGEIGLSGFDYDPCFGGEDDCNNTGSYYFCTDSEHIRLVVNLSWNLMINGGETGSFDGAAALYNLDLILYDITDSDNPVMITSSESRTNNSENIWILLEQNRDYLLEVVPGEGQGVFRWDYALAWRLTNSLGGDFKADEDVDGMDLADYIRSESNVTLKQFASDFGKTSAAAQ from the coding sequence ATGACTCAAAACAAATTAAAAAAAGAAACGACTATTTTATCTTTTTACAACTTTTTGTTATTTGCAGTCATTCTTGCATCTGCAACGCTCAATTTGAACACAGCTTATGCCGGGTACAAGGATGATATAGAATTCACAAAATTACAGGAAGAACCTGATACGACTCTTCCTGACGGAAATGGAATAGAGGTTGCGCAAATAGAAGCTGGTGTAGATGCCTGGATGCCTGATCCATCTTCAGACCAGTTTGCCGGCAAAGAGATCATCGACAAATCCGGAATAACTCCTGGGCTATATTCCGGGCATGCAACATCGGTTGGAGGGATCTTTTACGGCAACACTTCCTCCATGACTACGGGGATAAAACTTATTGAAAGTTTTTCGGCAATAGATTGGCTGACATCCGGGTTTTTAAATACTGGAAACAATACAAAGAAACCGGACGCCACATCCGCCCGGGTGGCGAACCACAGCTGGATAGGCAGTTTCTCTGGAAATACTTACAATTCCGACGCTCTAAGGCGGCTCGACTGGGTTATAGATCGAGATGAATATATTCATGTGGCGGCTCTTAGTAACGGTTCTACAAACGAACCTTTTTTATCCAGCTCCTTTAACGCCATAATTACTGGGCGTACTGACGACGGCCATGGGCACGGTTTGCCCTATGTAGATGAAACCTACACAGACAACAGGGCCCGCCCGGATATTGTTGCGCCCATGGGAACAACCAGCAGCGCTACACCTGTAGTGGCCTCAGCGGCAGCGCTGCTTGTCCACTTAGGTCATAAAAACCCGAATCTCTCAACAGATCCTGAATCATCTTACTCTGCCAATAGAAATGGAAACACCATATATAATGCGGAACGATCCGAGGTTATCAAGGCCGCATTGATGGCAGGCGCCGACCGTTGCACTTCCAATTTTGGGGACGCCAACATAATCGATTATCGTTCAGACGAGGCAAATATGGCTCCCAACGGTCTGGATTCCCGATATGGCGCAGGCCAGTTAAATATTTATCAAAGTTATTACATCATAGCCGCAGGTGAACAAAACAGTTATGATGATGATCCTGACAACGACCGGGGGGAGATAGGTCTGTCAGGTTTTGATTACGATCCCTGCTTTGGTGGGGAAGATGATTGTAATAATACGGGATCTTATTACTTTTGCACAGACTCAGAACATATCCGTCTTGTGGTTAATTTATCATGGAACCTCATGATCAACGGCGGTGAGACAGGGAGTTTTGACGGCGCCGCCGCTCTTTACAATCTTGACCTAATACTATACGATATAACTGACTCCGACAATCCTGTTATGATCACCAGTTCGGAAAGCCGGACAAATAATTCGGAAAATATATGGATATTACTGGAACAAAATCGTGATTACCTTCTTGAGGTTGTCCCGGGTGAAGGACAAGGCGTGTTCAGATGGGATTATGCGCTGGCATGGCGCCTGACCAATTCATTAGGCGGGGACTTTAAAGCGGATGAAGACGTGGACGGAATGGACCTTGCCGATTATATAAGATCGGAAAGTAACGTAACCCTGAAGCAGTTCGCCTCCGATTTCGGCAAAACATCTGCTGCCGCACAGTAA